The Ptiloglossa arizonensis isolate GNS036 chromosome 9, iyPtiAriz1_principal, whole genome shotgun sequence nucleotide sequence TAATATTATGTTTTAGCATTAAgtgttttccttctttttttatactttacatTGTTATCAAACAATACAAATAAGCAAGTATATCAACAAACAGGTACCTTACATATTGTTCTTAAAGTAAATTTACTAAAATGATATTTATCTTTACATTGTGTGCTTAAGCTTCATATTTTCCCTTATGAGAGAAACTattcttaaataatttttaatattttaagttcAAAGAGATTTTTGTCgatgataaaatataaaagttaaaTGATATATGCAAACATATATCACGTATataacaaatttacaaaatttattaaatattattagagttttatataaaaataatgatattatatatatttttaatgtaaaatatatgtatcaaaacattttgttatatttacaaacttgttatcaaatattttgttttcatttgaaCATTCTTTGACACGATGCTTTTTCAATTGCTAAATATGAATTCATAACTTTTTTAACCTTCTCTATTTCCATTAAAATATCCTTATTATTAGGAGATATTAACAATGCTCGTTTTAAGTCTCCTAAGCCTAAATCATATTCATTTAATCCCATATATGCTTGACTTCTACGAAATAATGCTTTACTATTATTCTTATCCAACTGCAAAACCTAGGTACAAAATTGGTATTAAGAAACTGTTAAAGTAGCTTATGTAGTACATGCAATACAAGCTCACCTCTGTACATAACTTTAGTACTTCACGATGTTTCTTGGCTTTTAATTTAACAGCTGCAAGATTAAGCAGCAGAGCCATTCTAATATTTACTATTAATTCACTGCAAGGATCTACTGTATCCGCAGTCTTGATCATCCACTTATAGTAGCGTAATGCTTTCTTATATTTCCTGCCTGCATCCACATAATTCTTTTGTGAAAAATAATCATTTCCCGAAACTTTTATCTTCTTAATAACCTCCATTATGTACTTGtactataaatatttatgaatgCTGTTAAAAAACATTTCATTCCTAAAAAACATATATTCCTGAAATACAATACTTGCATCAAATCCTTCAATGTGCATGGAATAATCCCAATCTTCTGGCCATGGAGTAAAAACATCTTCTGTACCATCGTTTTCTTCTAAACCCCAATCTTCGACTTGCGTTAGTTCTCCACAATTAgttatatgtattttctatGATAAAAACTACTGAAATCATTAAATTACTTTGCATATAAAACAAAAACacagaatttatttttacctcAAGTGGCACATCCTTTATTGTAGTCACTTGAGACACTTCCAATATTACCCCCATTCCTTTTAAAACTTTACCAAAAACTACATTGGTATTGTCTAAATGCGTACTGGCCGAGATAGTAATAACAAATTGAGAACTGTTGCTATTAGGATAACCTTCGTTTACCATACTTAACAACCCACCCGTTGTATGTGAAAGCTTGAAATTTTCATCTTCAAATTGTGTTCCATATATACTTTCACCACTTgttccatcaaaatttattatgtCTCCACCTTGGATCATAAACTGTGGTAAAACTAAATATGGTTTCATTAAGggcattactatttatattaacTTGATTGAATATCACGATCTTTTTTATTGTACCTTTATGAAATATTGATCCTTTGTAATGCAATTTTTTGCCATTGATCCCAACACCTTTTTCTCCCGTGCATAATGCACGAAAATTTTCTGCTGTTCGTGGTACAACATCTTTAAAAAGTTGTATTACAACTCTTCCAACTGCATCACAGTAACATATAAATCAATGACAAAATCCAAATACAACGTGTTTCAAACCAATAGTAATAAGATACAATACTTTAGTTAAAAGATGACATATTTCTCCCTGATTGTAACCTCATACAATGTATTACCTTTCTCCGATTCAATTGCTACATCCAGAAAAACAATTGGGTTATCtttgattttaatattttcattcattAATGAATCTTCCATattctatttaataattataagtGTACGAAGTCGGTTTCCAAAATGTTTCCAAGTACTGTCACAGACGAAGTATCGTCTGCTGTGCTATTGTACTATTGTACACACACCGGAGGTAAGCATGAAATCACGAACGAAATGTAATAGCATTTTACCTTACGGAAATAATGTCACGCGATCTAACATGCCGACCTGTTAAAATATCAGTGGTTCTAAAGCGACCTCTTCGTTTGAGAACGGTGATTTCAAGAACTATGTTCAACTGGATCATAGAAGTCGGTAAAAGTACAATACCGAAAAAACACATTCCTATATATTATTTGTGGTTCTATCAAATCTATCAGGCtcaaaaaatattataacaacAAGTTCTTTCATTCTCGCAAATGGGGCTTCAAATATTTTAGTAACGTGAAATCAAGAATATATTCAGTTTCAGCTACCCTAAGAGCTTGCTTTATCAATTATATCTATGGCTAGTACGTATGTAATATAGTGCTGCCCTCTACTACACATCTGTATTATATCACTTCTACTCAAtcgcaaattttttatttagtaaTTGTCATGTATGTCTTGAACAATACATTGCAATGAGTtgcaaattataaattaatacaaataattatttaaaatttacttaaaagtaacgaatatttttgtttctttaaaatgTTTGCACTAGCAAAATGAAGGTCCCACCGAGATTTGAACTCGGATCGCTGGATTCAGAGTCCAGAGTGCTAACCATTACACCATGGGACCTTTCGGTGAATCCTTCTAttgatattgtatttatttctacataatttttagtttaaaaaatgtaattgtatAATCTTAAGTAATAGTAATTTCATGTATTCGACCTTTGAAATATATcctttttatcgaattaatatGGAACAAAGTAACACATTCACATATATATGAATAGAAAACACAAGAcacattaatttttttatattgttgTAATAAGTATAACAATGAATTTTTTgacagtataacatataatgtatatcactttgtagtaatttttttatacatttatgtgtgtgtacatatacgtatgtatatgtacacatcgtacatatattttatacgaTTAACTTATACCTTTAAATTCAATAAGAATTGTCTCTATAAATTATAGTAATATACAAACAAGCAATTCGGATTATCAGTACACAGATCATGTATAATCAAAACTCTAAAAGCTTATCTAACACTATAGTGTATTACACAATGTTACTATTATAACTCTTACACTTTGATACCTGTTTGAGAACAGTGATTATATGCTtcttcttttaaaataaatttttgtactCGTAACACCAATTTTATAGGTAATAAACTTACAGAGATGTTAAGAAGCTTTCTATGTTTAAACGAACAATGCGTAAATTAACAATATTTCACGCGAAAGCATTGTTCATACTATTTGAGcaataaaaatttacattttacttTATCTGTGTGGTAAGACATCAAATAATGTGCAATTACTATCTTATGTTTCCTTTCTACTCTGCCTCATTTGTTTCACACAGAAACGAATTTGGCTAAGAGTCTGAATAGTTTGAATAACTTCCTTTTCTAGTAATAGAATAATATGTAGCCAATATAAAGTAACGTTTTCAAAGGGTGTGGATTATATATCATACAAATAGAACCCCAAATAGAAATGCTGTTTCTTCTAAAGCCAAGTTAGATAAAGGTGCATGTTtaatgatttaataaaaaaagaataagcGTTCTTGATCACTTCTAGGTAGTAATCTCCAACCACGTTTAATGGTTAAATATTGAACAATTGCCCGTGCGCAAATCATAACacctaaaatttaaataaaacatatttgtaaaatttccttAGTACCTTACTACGATTGATGATTAATTAAACTAATACACATAGAAAAATACAAACCAAATCCCATTATCACCCACCACAGCCATGAATTTTCACGTGATGCAAGGTCAGTGGAATGTTTAACAATCAATGTCCACTTTGACAAAGATAAGCCGATACCAGATAATGCTCCATATCGTGATGCGATTGTATGACAGAAGCACATTAAAACTAGAAATCCGATCCAATTGAACAAAAATGCAACTGTAATAAGTGAAGAACATTTTCATTAGAAATGTGATCAGAAGAGTAAACAAATACTATAACTTACCCCAAAATGCTGTAAAGAACATGAAATCGGTACCAAGTAAGTCATTTTCTGAATCTCCTTCTGCAGCTTCAGTATCTACAGCAAGAATTGCTACAGGTTGTTGTAGTCCTCTCAAATGGGAAAGCTATAAAAACAAAAGTATTTActaacttttatttaatttctacaaatttttatattattattaatttgtatgAATATTGCATCAAATTACTGCACGTATTTCAGGATGATGTTCGCCTTGTAAAGATTTTTCACGTTGAACTTCTTCGTAACTGGGTAATTTTGTAGCTACTTCGTAAGGTGGTGGAGCTTTTGGAGGTGGTATTTCTTCTCCTTCGGCCTATAATCATAACTTTGTTAATACACATTGAAATATGCTGTACCAAATTTATATCGTACCATTTGATGTTCAATCAAAGTTTGAGCTGTAGCAATGTTTTCCGAGCGATTCATCATATCATTTTGTATAATTGGTAATGACACAGTTAATGTAGGTATCTCGTTTTGAAATGATGGCTCTCCATTTAAATCACTTATTGTACGTGAGGGCTAAAAGTGAGTTATAATTGCTTACGTTTAACATTTGTTATCGATAAAGGTAATCTACTTAAAAGGATCATATCTGCTTATACTGATAGTAGAAAGAAATCATATGTTGCTTTTATCTAGTGTTATGGAGATTAAAACAATATAACAAAGTAAACactgtttttattttctttaacttTTAATCTCatattccattaaaaaaaaacaattgtgGATCGGTCAGAACAATGTTTTTATCAGTTTTTTTGTGGCAATATTCGTGCACCATTCGTATTACAAAACGTGGCGATATTATTTACTGCATGTAACATCTATTCACTAAACAAAAGATATTGGGATTTGGTTGTTACCAACGAATTGTAAACTGACCAGTACTGTCTTTCAAACATCACATATGAACAATATTTATCATGATTCGTGTCGTTTACAAAACATACCATATTGTAACGAATATTATTATCCATTCCTGGCAAAATTTATACGAAGCTCGTGTAAATAATCCTAATTTC carries:
- the Cyp40 gene encoding cyclophilin 40 isoform X2, yielding MEDSLMNENIKIKDNPIVFLDVAIESEKVGRVVIQLFKDVVPRTAENFRALCTGEKGVGINGKKLHYKGSIFHKGGDIINFDGTSGESIYGTQFEDENFKLSHTTGGLLSMVNEGYPNSNSSQFVITISASTHLDNTNVVFGKVLKGMGVILEVSQVTTIKDVPLEKIHITNCGELTQVEDWGLEENDGTEDVFTPWPEDWDYSMHIEGFDYKYIMEVIKKIKVSGNDYFSQKNYVDAGRKYKKALRYYKWMIKTADTVDPCSELIVNIRMALLLNLAAVKLKAKKHREVLKLCTEVLQLDKNNSKALFRRSQAYMGLNEYDLGLGDLKRALLISPNNKDILMEIEKVKKVMNSYLAIEKASCQRMFK
- the Ndfip gene encoding nedd4 family interacting protein translates to MDNNIRYNMPSRTISDLNGEPSFQNEIPTLTVSLPIIQNDMMNRSENIATAQTLIEHQMAEGEEIPPPKAPPPYEVATKLPSYEEVQREKSLQGEHHPEIRALSHLRGLQQPVAILAVDTEAAEGDSENDLLGTDFMFFTAFWVAFLFNWIGFLVLMCFCHTIASRYGALSGIGLSLSKWTLIVKHSTDLASRENSWLWWVIMGFGVMICARAIVQYLTIKRGWRLLPRSDQERLFFFY
- the Cyp40 gene encoding cyclophilin 40 isoform X1 is translated as MEDSLMNENIKIKDNPIVFLDVAIESEKVGRVVIQLFKDVVPRTAENFRALCTGEKGVGINGKKLHYKGSIFHKVLPQFMIQGGDIINFDGTSGESIYGTQFEDENFKLSHTTGGLLSMVNEGYPNSNSSQFVITISASTHLDNTNVVFGKVLKGMGVILEVSQVTTIKDVPLEKIHITNCGELTQVEDWGLEENDGTEDVFTPWPEDWDYSMHIEGFDYKYIMEVIKKIKVSGNDYFSQKNYVDAGRKYKKALRYYKWMIKTADTVDPCSELIVNIRMALLLNLAAVKLKAKKHREVLKLCTEVLQLDKNNSKALFRRSQAYMGLNEYDLGLGDLKRALLISPNNKDILMEIEKVKKVMNSYLAIEKASCQRMFK
- the Cyp40 gene encoding cyclophilin 40 isoform X3, giving the protein MLYHEQQKIFVHYAREKKVLGSMAKNCITKDQYFIKFMIQGGDIINFDGTSGESIYGTQFEDENFKLSHTTGGLLSMVNEGYPNSNSSQFVITISASTHLDNTNVVFGKVLKGMGVILEVSQVTTIKDVPLEKIHITNCGELTQVEDWGLEENDGTEDVFTPWPEDWDYSMHIEGFDYKYIMEVIKKIKVSGNDYFSQKNYVDAGRKYKKALRYYKWMIKTADTVDPCSELIVNIRMALLLNLAAVKLKAKKHREVLKLCTEVLQLDKNNSKALFRRSQAYMGLNEYDLGLGDLKRALLISPNNKDILMEIEKVKKVMNSYLAIEKASCQRMFK